Proteins from a single region of Candidatus Delongbacteria bacterium:
- a CDS encoding T9SS type A sorting domain-containing protein, whose amino-acid sequence MRIRLGWLGLGLWAASAQANLQLNFPLERLGTGDYNGVEFLSADALLEVDGVAVVRLAANQRVVGGSPVMVGLIWAYDSDPAHQLEELLNQGASVVLRDVQLRLSCPAGSPVLSWSRGVNFAYPYQLGTPFPVNLPAAMPVFDTLDCDTALEEGAAPQALSFALGEAQPNPFNPTTSLSYTLPASQDVTLRVYNPGGQLVRTLAQGRMPRGVHNVLFDASRLASGLYLCRLESDGRAVTRKILYLK is encoded by the coding sequence ATGCGCATTCGACTGGGATGGCTGGGCCTGGGGCTGTGGGCGGCCAGCGCGCAGGCCAATCTGCAATTGAATTTCCCGCTGGAGCGCCTGGGCACGGGGGACTACAACGGCGTCGAGTTCCTGTCGGCGGACGCCCTGCTGGAGGTGGACGGCGTCGCCGTGGTCCGGCTGGCCGCCAATCAGCGGGTCGTGGGCGGCAGCCCGGTGATGGTGGGGCTGATCTGGGCCTATGATTCCGATCCCGCCCACCAGCTGGAAGAGCTGCTGAACCAGGGCGCCAGCGTGGTGCTGCGCGACGTCCAGCTGCGCCTGAGCTGCCCGGCCGGCAGCCCCGTCCTGAGCTGGTCCCGGGGCGTCAACTTCGCCTACCCCTACCAGCTCGGCACGCCCTTTCCCGTCAACCTGCCCGCCGCCATGCCTGTCTTCGACACCCTGGATTGTGACACGGCCCTGGAGGAGGGCGCCGCGCCCCAGGCCCTGAGCTTCGCCCTGGGGGAGGCCCAGCCCAACCCCTTCAACCCGACGACCAGTCTCAGTTACACGCTGCCCGCCAGCCAGGATGTCACTCTGCGAGTCTACAACCCCGGCGGCCAACTGGTGCGCACGCTGGCCCAGGGCCGGATGCCGCGCGGTGTCCACAACGTTCTGTTCGACGCCTCCCGGCTGGCCTCGGGCCTCTACTTGTGCCGGCTGGAATCCGACGGCCGGGCGGTCACGCGCAAGATCCTCTATCTGAAGTAG